A section of the Tepidisphaeraceae bacterium genome encodes:
- a CDS encoding CBS domain-containing protein: MTQIQDVLARKGFEVHTIGSCETVLAATQMMSDRRIGGMVVMDDGRIVGMFTERDVLRRVVAARRDPQFTYVGEVMTRDVFHVPPTASLEQVSSVMKAHRVRHVPVVSDEGDLMGIVSMRDLSSYTAEPHRISAYAWGESLVAASA; encoded by the coding sequence ATGACACAGATTCAAGACGTTCTGGCGCGCAAGGGGTTTGAGGTTCACACGATCGGTTCGTGCGAGACGGTGCTGGCGGCCACGCAGATGATGAGCGACCGCAGGATCGGCGGCATGGTGGTAATGGATGACGGTCGAATCGTCGGCATGTTCACCGAGCGCGACGTCCTACGCCGGGTGGTCGCCGCAAGACGAGATCCGCAGTTTACCTACGTCGGTGAGGTGATGACCCGCGACGTGTTTCACGTGCCGCCGACGGCATCGTTGGAGCAGGTGAGTTCCGTGATGAAAGCCCACCGCGTGCGGCACGTGCCGGTGGTGAGCGATGAAGGCGATCTGATGGGCATCGTCTCCATGCGCGATCTAAGCAGCTACACCGCCGAGCCGCATCGGATCAGCGCGTACGCCTGGGGCGAATCACTCGTCGCGGCTAGCGCGTAG